A portion of the Micromonospora vinacea genome contains these proteins:
- a CDS encoding SMI1/KNR4 family protein yields the protein MTRSDWSDVRERLARLAAAPGAPDVFGSSTHRWQLEPPLSAEELAEAETQLQVELPSEYRSFLLEAGRGGAGPTYGLFPMRRLDGRWQWEGDGADLTDRDTLNLAFPHLEAFNPADGLPDPPDEEDYDSPEEFNDAEDAYWEQHDAVVFKPEHSVGLLYLCHLGCALREALVVSGPARGQMWADDTADDGGFRPLRNDDGTTLGFDRWYRRWLEAAEGQVSHGVHVEHATATPEQ from the coding sequence GTGACGCGCTCCGACTGGTCAGATGTACGCGAACGGCTTGCGCGGCTGGCCGCTGCACCCGGTGCCCCTGACGTCTTTGGTTCTTCAACTCACCGTTGGCAACTTGAGCCGCCACTGAGTGCCGAGGAACTGGCTGAGGCAGAGACGCAGCTCCAAGTGGAACTGCCCAGCGAGTACCGCTCCTTCTTGCTGGAGGCCGGGCGGGGCGGTGCAGGGCCGACCTACGGGCTCTTCCCGATGCGTCGCCTAGACGGACGGTGGCAGTGGGAGGGTGACGGCGCCGATCTGACCGACCGGGACACGCTCAACCTTGCCTTTCCGCACCTCGAGGCGTTCAACCCTGCCGACGGTCTACCCGATCCGCCAGACGAAGAAGACTACGACTCGCCCGAGGAGTTCAACGACGCTGAGGACGCGTACTGGGAACAGCACGACGCCGTCGTCTTCAAGCCCGAGCATTCGGTTGGCCTGCTGTACCTGTGTCATCTCGGCTGCGCGCTGCGAGAGGCTCTCGTTGTCAGCGGTCCAGCACGCGGGCAGATGTGGGCGGACGACACCGCTGACGACGGTGGTTTCCGGCCGCTCCGCAACGACGACGGGACAACGCTCGGGTTCGACCGTTGGTATCGGCGCTGGCTGGAAGCGGCCGAAGGCCAGGTGTCACACGGCGTCCACGTTGAACACGCTACTGCGACGCCTGAACAATGA
- a CDS encoding DUF3566 domain-containing protein translates to MTETQAKSGNTGTSAKPVDEEAAKGGTPATGRAAVGRATVPADAPAPKFTRAPGMTPPPEQPGEDGGSGDKTEASSAEAPTSAAASPPGPAAAPSARPATTQPIGVRPGQATSTGSTGTQPRITPGMTQPDAARGTAAGRPASGGGLPPGIGNASAVGAARVGDAVRAARTSVSSAASRGPRRARLNLKRIDPWSVMKFAFAVSVVLFIVVVVATSVLYLALDAMGVFQSVNESLSDLVNAGGGQSTSGFQITAKGVILSSALIGLVNVVLFTALATLGAFVYNVCADLVGGIELTLAERD, encoded by the coding sequence ATGACGGAGACACAGGCGAAGTCGGGGAACACGGGGACCTCGGCCAAACCGGTCGACGAGGAGGCCGCCAAGGGCGGCACACCAGCGACCGGCCGCGCGGCCGTGGGCCGGGCGACGGTCCCCGCCGATGCGCCTGCCCCGAAGTTCACCAGGGCTCCCGGTATGACACCCCCACCGGAGCAGCCGGGCGAGGACGGCGGGTCCGGCGACAAGACCGAGGCGTCCAGCGCCGAGGCACCGACGTCGGCCGCCGCCAGCCCTCCGGGCCCGGCGGCGGCGCCCTCGGCCCGTCCGGCGACCACCCAGCCGATCGGTGTCCGCCCGGGTCAGGCGACCTCGACAGGGTCCACCGGCACCCAGCCGCGGATCACACCCGGGATGACCCAGCCGGACGCGGCACGTGGCACCGCAGCCGGCCGCCCGGCCAGCGGCGGTGGCCTGCCACCGGGGATCGGCAACGCGTCCGCCGTCGGGGCCGCCCGCGTCGGCGACGCGGTGCGTGCGGCGCGTACGTCGGTCAGTTCGGCCGCCTCCCGCGGACCGCGACGCGCCCGGCTGAACCTGAAGCGGATCGACCCGTGGTCCGTGATGAAGTTCGCGTTCGCGGTGTCGGTGGTGCTCTTCATCGTCGTGGTGGTCGCCACCTCGGTGCTCTACCTGGCGCTGGACGCGATGGGTGTGTTCCAGAGCGTCAACGAGAGCCTGAGTGACCTGGTCAACGCCGGCGGCGGCCAGAGCACCAGCGGCTTCCAGATCACCGCCAAGGGCGTGATTCTCAGCTCGGCGCTGATCGGCCTGGTCAACGTGGTGCTGTTCACCGCGCTGGCCACCCTGGGCGCGTTCGTCTACAACGTCTGCGCCGACCTGGTCGGCGGGATCGAGCTGACGCTCGCCGAGCGGGACTGA
- a CDS encoding TetR/AcrR family transcriptional regulator, which yields MTSDDFVPVPLRRLWGMSESSHLGRPASLDVNVVVAAAVEIADRDGLDGVTLPKVAKSLGFTSMSLYRHVGSKDELLTLMADAALGPPPDIAAPDWREGLRRWAFAHRAVLQRRPWLTRVPAAGPPSGPHQIAWMEAALAIMSGTLLDWAHKIGVMSLISGYVVQSVRQYSELADGRADGQGQADAERDYGRALARLVNPDRFPETARLFSSTLFEAPPSDTPDEAIADADFSLGLELILDGVAAQIARSDP from the coding sequence ATGACCAGCGACGATTTCGTTCCGGTGCCGCTGCGCCGGCTGTGGGGAATGTCAGAGTCGTCGCATCTCGGACGGCCGGCGTCCCTCGACGTCAACGTGGTGGTGGCCGCAGCGGTCGAGATCGCCGACCGGGACGGGCTCGACGGGGTGACGCTTCCCAAGGTCGCCAAGAGCCTCGGCTTCACGAGCATGTCCCTCTACCGGCACGTCGGCTCCAAGGACGAACTGCTCACCCTCATGGCCGACGCCGCACTGGGCCCACCGCCGGACATCGCCGCCCCCGACTGGCGGGAAGGGCTGCGCAGGTGGGCCTTCGCGCACCGCGCGGTGCTTCAGCGTCGGCCGTGGCTGACGCGCGTGCCCGCCGCCGGACCACCCTCCGGGCCCCACCAGATCGCCTGGATGGAGGCCGCGCTGGCGATCATGTCCGGGACCCTCCTCGACTGGGCGCACAAGATCGGCGTGATGTCACTGATCAGCGGCTACGTGGTCCAGTCGGTACGGCAGTACAGCGAACTCGCCGACGGCAGGGCCGACGGCCAGGGCCAGGCCGACGCCGAACGCGACTACGGCCGGGCGCTGGCGCGACTCGTCAACCCCGACCGCTTCCCCGAGACAGCCCGGCTGTTCTCCTCGACGCTGTTCGAGGCGCCACCGTCCGACACCCCCGACGAGGCGATCGCCGACGCGGACTTCTCACTCGGGCTGGAGTTGATCCTCGACGGCGTCGCCGCCCAGATCGCGCGCTCCGACCCCTGA
- a CDS encoding CBS domain-containing protein, whose product MPTAREIMTNDVTCVREQDDLKSAAKRMAELGVGALPICGDDNRLKGMLTDRDIVVKVLAEGRDPANVTAGELAQGETLTIGADDDAAQILRTMGQHKVRRLPVIDGHELVGIVAVADVARSLPERPVGDLIEAISERS is encoded by the coding sequence ATGCCTACGGCACGCGAGATCATGACGAACGACGTGACCTGTGTCCGCGAACAGGACGACCTGAAGTCGGCCGCGAAGCGGATGGCCGAGTTGGGGGTCGGCGCTCTGCCGATCTGCGGTGACGACAATCGGCTCAAGGGCATGCTGACCGATCGCGACATCGTGGTGAAGGTGCTGGCCGAGGGTCGCGACCCGGCCAACGTGACGGCCGGTGAGCTGGCTCAGGGTGAGACGTTGACGATCGGCGCGGACGACGACGCGGCCCAGATCCTGCGCACCATGGGGCAGCACAAGGTGCGCCGACTGCCGGTGATCGATGGCCACGAGTTGGTGGGCATCGTGGCCGTCGCCGACGTGGCCCGTTCCCTGCCGGAGCGTCCCGTGGGCGACCTCATCGAGGCCATCTCCGAGCGCAGCTGA
- a CDS encoding MBL fold metallo-hydrolase: MVEQPQVTFIAELDAVVLSHLHGDHFDRVARRELDRELPIVTTPAAERKLRRWGFQAAQGLPTWSSRELHRDGTTVRLTSMPGQHGPGALDLLMPDVMGTMIDVERAGRREFRLYVTGDTLNRPLLTAIPERYPDIDAMLIHLGGTKVAGILLTMDARQGADLVELVRPQLTVPIHYDDYPVFRSPLAHFVDEARRRGWEKQVRTITRGETVPLTEPV, from the coding sequence ATGGTGGAGCAACCGCAGGTGACGTTCATCGCAGAACTGGACGCTGTGGTCCTCTCCCACCTGCACGGCGACCACTTCGACCGGGTGGCCCGTCGGGAACTGGACCGCGAGCTGCCCATCGTCACCACCCCCGCGGCGGAACGAAAGCTGCGCCGCTGGGGCTTCCAGGCCGCCCAGGGCCTGCCGACCTGGTCGTCACGGGAGCTGCACCGCGACGGTACGACAGTGCGGCTGACCTCGATGCCCGGTCAGCACGGCCCCGGCGCGCTGGACCTGCTGATGCCCGACGTGATGGGCACGATGATCGACGTGGAACGCGCCGGGCGGCGGGAGTTCCGGCTCTACGTCACCGGCGACACCCTCAACCGGCCGCTACTCACCGCCATCCCAGAACGCTACCCGGACATCGACGCGATGCTGATCCACCTCGGCGGCACGAAGGTCGCCGGGATCCTGCTGACCATGGACGCCCGCCAGGGTGCGGACCTGGTGGAGCTGGTCCGTCCACAGCTGACAGTGCCGATCCACTACGACGACTACCCGGTCTTCCGCTCCCCGTTGGCGCACTTCGTCGACGAGGCCCGCCGCCGAGGTTGGGAAAAGCAGGTGCGCACCATCACCCGCGGCGAGACAGTCCCGCTCACAGAGCCCGTCTGA
- the gyrA gene encoding DNA gyrase subunit A, with translation MTDSPESTPNEPEVPAEAIAAVVAHDRIEPVGLEVEMQRSYLDYAMSVIVGRALPDVRDGLKPVHRKILYAMFDSGYRPDRGYVKCSRVVGDVMGQFHPHGDSAIYDALVRMAQPWSLRYPLVDGNGNFGSPGNDPAAAMRYTECKLDPLAMEMLRDIDEDTVDLQDNYDGRAKEPTILPSRIPNLLVNGSEGIAVGMATKIPPHNLREIGAAVQWCLEHPEEDEETTLEALLGIVKGPDFPTHGLIVGTTAIQDAYRTGRGSIRMRAVVEVEEDKRGRPCLVVSELPYQVNPDNLAERIAELIKEGKLAGIADIRDESSGRTGMRIVLVLKRDAVAKVVLNNLYKHTQLQETFGANMLALVDGVPRTLNLAQFIRYYVEHQIDVIRRRTAFRLRKAEERAHILRGLGKALDALDEVIALIRRSPTVDDARQGLIRLLEIDEIQATAILDMQLRRLAALERQRIVDDLAKLEIEIADLKDILAKPERQRKIVSEELGEIVTKWGDDRRTQIIPFDGEVSMEDLIAREDVVVTITRTGYAKRTKVDLYRSQRRGGKGVSGATLRQDDIVSHFFVCSTHDWILFFTNKGRVYRAKAYELPEASRVAKGQHVANLLAFLPDEQIAQIIEIPNYQVAPYLVLATKNGLVKKTRLEEFDSNRSGGIIAINLRDEDELVGAALVAPENDLLLVSKKAQAIRFNASDEALRPMGRATSGVIGMRFTDDDVLLAMEVVRDGLDVLVATNGGYAKRTPIEEYPVQGRGGKGVLTAKITERRGGLVGAVVIDPDDELFAITSNGGVIRTPVKPVRRTRDRNTMGVKLMDLPDGVTIVAIARNADEPDEQD, from the coding sequence GTGACCGATTCTCCCGAGTCCACACCGAACGAGCCCGAGGTCCCCGCCGAGGCCATCGCCGCGGTGGTCGCGCACGACCGGATCGAACCGGTCGGGCTCGAGGTGGAGATGCAGCGCTCCTACCTCGACTACGCGATGAGCGTCATCGTCGGTCGCGCGCTGCCGGACGTCCGGGACGGCCTCAAGCCGGTCCACCGCAAGATCCTCTACGCGATGTTCGACTCCGGCTACCGTCCCGACCGCGGCTACGTGAAGTGCTCCCGCGTCGTCGGTGACGTGATGGGTCAGTTCCACCCGCACGGCGACTCGGCGATCTACGACGCGCTGGTCCGGATGGCACAGCCCTGGTCGCTGCGCTACCCGCTGGTCGACGGCAACGGCAACTTCGGCTCGCCGGGTAACGACCCTGCCGCCGCCATGCGATACACCGAGTGCAAGCTCGACCCCCTCGCCATGGAGATGCTGCGGGACATCGACGAGGACACCGTCGACCTGCAGGACAACTACGACGGCCGGGCCAAGGAGCCCACCATCCTGCCGTCGCGGATCCCCAACCTCCTGGTGAACGGCTCCGAGGGCATCGCGGTCGGCATGGCCACCAAGATCCCGCCGCACAACCTGCGGGAGATCGGTGCGGCGGTGCAGTGGTGCCTCGAGCACCCGGAGGAGGACGAGGAGACCACCCTCGAAGCCCTGCTCGGCATCGTCAAGGGCCCGGACTTCCCGACCCACGGCCTGATCGTCGGCACCACGGCGATCCAGGACGCGTACCGCACCGGTCGCGGTTCGATCCGGATGCGCGCCGTGGTGGAGGTCGAGGAGGACAAGCGGGGACGCCCCTGCCTGGTCGTCAGCGAACTGCCCTACCAGGTCAACCCGGACAACCTCGCCGAGCGGATCGCCGAGCTGATCAAGGAGGGCAAGCTCGCCGGGATCGCCGACATCCGCGACGAGTCCTCCGGTCGTACTGGCATGCGGATCGTGCTGGTGCTCAAGCGCGACGCGGTCGCGAAGGTGGTGCTGAACAACCTCTACAAGCACACCCAGCTCCAGGAGACCTTCGGCGCCAACATGCTGGCCCTGGTCGACGGGGTGCCGCGCACGCTCAACCTGGCCCAGTTCATCCGCTACTACGTCGAGCACCAGATCGACGTGATCCGCCGGCGGACCGCGTTCCGGCTGCGCAAGGCCGAGGAGCGGGCGCACATCCTGCGGGGTCTGGGCAAGGCGCTGGACGCGCTGGACGAGGTGATCGCCCTGATCCGGCGCTCTCCGACAGTGGACGACGCCCGGCAGGGCCTGATCCGGCTGCTGGAGATCGACGAGATCCAGGCGACGGCGATCCTGGACATGCAGCTGCGCCGGCTCGCCGCCCTGGAGCGGCAGCGGATCGTCGACGACCTGGCCAAGCTTGAGATCGAGATCGCCGACCTCAAGGACATCCTCGCCAAGCCCGAGCGGCAGCGGAAGATCGTCTCCGAGGAGCTGGGCGAGATCGTCACCAAGTGGGGCGACGACCGCCGGACGCAGATCATCCCGTTCGACGGCGAGGTCTCGATGGAGGACCTCATCGCCCGCGAGGACGTGGTCGTCACGATCACCCGCACCGGGTACGCCAAGCGGACCAAGGTCGATCTCTACCGCTCCCAGCGGCGCGGCGGTAAGGGCGTCAGCGGCGCCACGCTGCGGCAGGACGACATCGTCAGCCACTTCTTCGTCTGCTCGACCCACGACTGGATCTTGTTCTTCACGAACAAGGGCCGTGTCTACCGGGCCAAGGCGTACGAGTTGCCGGAGGCCAGTAGGGTAGCCAAGGGCCAACACGTGGCCAATCTGCTCGCCTTCCTACCCGACGAGCAGATAGCGCAGATCATTGAGATCCCGAACTACCAGGTAGCCCCCTATCTGGTACTGGCCACGAAGAACGGCCTGGTGAAGAAGACGCGGCTCGAGGAGTTCGACTCCAACCGTTCCGGCGGCATCATCGCGATCAACCTGCGCGATGAGGACGAGCTGGTCGGTGCTGCGTTGGTTGCGCCGGAAAACGACCTGCTGCTGGTCTCGAAGAAGGCACAGGCGATTCGGTTCAACGCCTCGGACGAGGCGCTGCGGCCGATGGGCCGGGCCACCTCGGGCGTGATCGGCATGCGCTTCACGGACGACGACGTCCTGCTCGCCATGGAAGTCGTGCGGGATGGTTTGGACGTTCTGGTGGCCACGAACGGGGGATACGCGAAGCGGACCCCGATCGAGGAATACCCGGTGCAGGGCCGGGGAGGTAAGGGCGTGTTGACTGCGAAGATCACCGAACGGCGCGGTGGTCTGGTTGGCGCGGTGGTGATCGATCCGGACGACGAGCTGTTCGCGATCACCAGCAACGGTGGTGTCATTCGGACTCCGGTGAAGCCTGTACGCCGTACGCGTGACCGGAACACAATGGGGGTCAAGCTGATGGACCTCCCGGACGGCGTGACTATCGTGGCGATTGCTCGCAATGCCGACGAGCCTGACGAACAGGACTAG
- a CDS encoding DLW-39 family protein: protein MFKKLLILAGVVGVAAVVFNKIKASNDERALWHEATTAPDLR, encoded by the coding sequence ATGTTCAAGAAGCTGCTGATTCTGGCTGGCGTCGTCGGTGTGGCCGCCGTCGTGTTCAACAAGATCAAGGCGTCGAACGACGAGCGTGCCCTGTGGCACGAGGCGACCACCGCGCCCGACCTCCGCTGA